The proteins below come from a single Streptococcus porcinus genomic window:
- a CDS encoding GntR family transcriptional regulator yields MNSVTNLVKKNLELSKNIPLKIALYEAFKKTIVLREIPAGTRINEKEFSTELNISRTPIRYALSVLQEEKLVEHIPNRGIIVKGVSLQDAHEIFEIRKSLDTLASTTAMNKMTKEDFDEMKQLLETCEGYLLEHEIDKVLQNFNDFNNLIYEKSQMLRLKEIVSRLQTYLLYFRRISISSDARRRNALDEHWMIYRGMKNKDYQQVTLITHEHLNHSLEFIIQEMEQTND; encoded by the coding sequence ATGAATTCAGTTACCAATCTAGTCAAAAAAAACCTAGAATTATCCAAAAATATTCCTCTTAAGATTGCTTTATATGAAGCCTTCAAAAAAACCATTGTTTTAAGAGAAATACCTGCAGGAACCCGCATTAATGAAAAAGAATTCTCTACTGAACTAAACATTAGCAGGACACCCATCCGTTACGCTCTTAGTGTTCTTCAAGAAGAAAAGCTCGTTGAACATATTCCAAACAGAGGGATCATCGTCAAAGGTGTCAGCTTACAAGATGCTCATGAAATTTTCGAAATCCGTAAATCATTAGATACTTTAGCATCAACTACAGCTATGAATAAAATGACTAAGGAAGACTTTGATGAAATGAAACAGCTCTTAGAGACCTGCGAAGGTTATTTATTGGAGCATGAAATTGATAAAGTACTCCAAAACTTCAATGATTTTAATAACCTTATCTATGAGAAGAGTCAGATGCTACGCTTAAAAGAAATTGTTTCAAGGCTACAAACTTACTTACTCTATTTTCGCCGTATCTCCATTTCTTCTGACGCACGTCGTCGAAACGCATTAGATGAGCACTGGATGATTTATCGAGGAATGAAGAATAAAGACTATCAGCAGGTTACCCTGATTACCCACGAACATCTAAACCATTCTTTAGAATTTATTATTCAAGAAATGGAACAGACGAATGATTAG
- the citG gene encoding triphosphoribosyl-dephospho-CoA synthase CitG, translated as MISQQKIAIFSQLATKALLYEVTLTPKPGLVDSANNGSHTDMTLNTFLDSTLALAPHFQRYVELGYKHHQKKPQELFNLLRQEGILAEKAMFQATNGINTHKGINFSFALLLGSTGAHLAKHPELLEKATFTAADSHAICQAIIPMTSHLIEIDLGNLQSKTELTYGEKLYLHYGIKGPRGEASQGYPSVWKKSLPYLRQLAKAEMTSRERQLRLLVFLMTFVEDANLIHRGSIEDLYQVQADSQILLKKATHFEHLVANLEIYNQSMVERNLSPGGSADLLALSFYFAFLEKLL; from the coding sequence ATGATTAGCCAGCAAAAAATAGCTATTTTTAGCCAGCTAGCAACTAAGGCTCTACTCTATGAAGTTACCTTAACACCTAAGCCGGGACTAGTTGACAGTGCAAATAACGGTTCTCATACTGATATGACCTTGAACACTTTCTTGGATTCTACTCTAGCTCTTGCCCCCCATTTCCAACGCTACGTTGAATTGGGCTATAAACACCACCAAAAAAAACCTCAAGAACTCTTCAACTTGCTTAGACAAGAGGGAATTTTAGCAGAAAAAGCCATGTTTCAAGCAACTAATGGCATCAATACCCATAAGGGTATCAACTTTTCCTTCGCTTTACTCCTAGGCTCTACCGGTGCCCATCTCGCCAAGCATCCAGAACTCTTGGAAAAAGCCACTTTTACTGCAGCAGATAGCCACGCTATTTGTCAAGCTATCATCCCAATGACCAGTCATTTGATTGAAATAGATTTAGGAAATTTGCAGAGCAAAACAGAATTAACCTATGGTGAAAAACTCTATCTTCATTATGGAATTAAGGGCCCAAGAGGTGAAGCTAGTCAAGGCTACCCTAGTGTCTGGAAAAAATCTCTGCCTTATCTTCGACAACTTGCTAAGGCAGAAATGACAAGTCGAGAACGGCAGTTACGATTATTAGTCTTTCTCATGACTTTCGTTGAAGATGCCAATCTTATTCACAGAGGTAGTATTGAAGACCTATACCAAGTTCAAGCAGATAGCCAAATACTTCTAAAAAAGGCAACTCATTTTGAACATTTGGTAGCTAACTTAGAAATATATAATCAAAGCATGGTAGAACGCAACCTTAGCCCTGGTGGATCGGCCGACCTTTTAGCTCTTAGCTTCTATTTTGCTTTCTTAGAAAAACTTTTATAA
- the citF gene encoding citrate lyase subunit alpha yields the protein MKNAVNRDIPEIVLGEDKDIYQGKYYMDGRIYKKDAPHSCPFVKPVDSKVVGSIKEVCQKIGVRDGMTISFHHALRNGDYVMSMVTKVLIEEIGVRDLTIAATSLGDAQDLIADYIEAGYVTGIQTSGIRGRIGEVISAGKLKTPAIIRSHGGRPRAISTGEVHIDIAFIAAASCDKQGNAKGTGGKNNFGSMGYAIDDSCYADYTVIVTDTLNAYPNVPCTVNAINVDYVVLVDAIGDNKKIATKEVRMTQDPRELMMAENVANIIAATPYFKEGFSFQTGAGGPSLAVNRFLESHMRHKNVKMGFAVGGISNAICDLQDKGLVGHIFDVQNFDLPAGEHIEKNPKHHEISASQYANPFNKGAFVNMLDFVVLSALEIDTDFNVNVITGSDGILRGAPGGHPDTAAGSKCCIIVTLLTRGRMATVCEKVVTVTTPGDCIDVLVTDYGIAVNPLREDIKKWLDEAGVAHVDIDALKEKAYSLVGRPSDLEWEDEVVAIVEARDGTLLDVVKKIKPLVLD from the coding sequence ATGAAGAACGCAGTGAATCGGGATATTCCTGAAATAGTGTTAGGAGAGGACAAAGATATTTATCAAGGCAAGTATTATATGGATGGCAGAATCTATAAAAAAGATGCCCCTCACTCTTGCCCATTCGTTAAACCCGTAGATAGTAAGGTTGTTGGATCAATCAAAGAAGTCTGCCAAAAAATTGGTGTCCGAGATGGAATGACAATCTCTTTTCACCACGCACTCCGAAATGGAGATTATGTCATGAGTATGGTAACTAAGGTATTGATTGAGGAGATTGGCGTTAGAGATTTGACGATTGCTGCAACCTCACTCGGTGATGCTCAGGACTTAATTGCCGATTATATTGAAGCAGGCTATGTGACAGGGATTCAAACATCTGGTATCCGTGGTCGGATTGGCGAAGTAATTTCTGCTGGAAAATTGAAAACACCCGCTATTATTCGAAGCCATGGAGGGCGACCACGTGCTATATCTACCGGAGAAGTCCATATTGATATTGCTTTTATAGCAGCAGCTTCTTGCGATAAACAAGGTAACGCAAAAGGAACTGGTGGAAAAAACAATTTTGGTTCTATGGGGTATGCGATTGATGATTCTTGTTATGCTGATTATACTGTTATTGTAACAGATACTCTCAATGCTTATCCCAATGTTCCTTGTACAGTTAATGCTATAAATGTTGATTATGTTGTACTTGTTGATGCTATTGGAGATAATAAAAAAATTGCGACCAAAGAAGTGCGTATGACTCAAGACCCTAGGGAATTGATGATGGCAGAAAATGTTGCTAATATTATTGCAGCAACTCCTTACTTTAAAGAGGGATTCTCTTTCCAGACTGGTGCAGGTGGCCCATCATTAGCTGTAAACCGCTTTTTAGAAAGCCATATGCGTCACAAAAATGTTAAGATGGGCTTTGCCGTAGGTGGAATTAGCAATGCAATCTGTGATCTTCAAGATAAAGGTTTAGTTGGACATATCTTTGATGTTCAGAATTTTGATCTGCCAGCTGGGGAACATATAGAAAAAAATCCAAAACACCATGAAATAAGTGCTAGTCAATATGCAAATCCTTTTAATAAGGGAGCGTTTGTTAACATGTTGGACTTTGTGGTTCTTTCGGCTTTAGAAATTGATACCGACTTCAACGTTAATGTCATTACAGGTTCTGATGGTATTTTAAGAGGAGCTCCTGGAGGGCATCCAGATACCGCAGCTGGAAGTAAGTGTTGTATTATTGTTACCCTGCTAACGCGGGGGAGAATGGCTACAGTTTGTGAAAAAGTTGTTACAGTAACAACACCAGGTGATTGTATTGATGTGCTAGTGACAGATTATGGTATTGCCGTTAACCCCTTGAGAGAAGATATTAAAAAGTGGCTTGATGAGGCAGGAGTTGCTCATGTAGACATTGACGCATTAAAAGAAAAAGCCTATAGTTTAGTTGGTCGACCGAGTGATCTGGAATGGGAAGATGAAGTCGTTGCAATCGTCGAAGCACGCGACGGTACTTTACTTGATGTGGTTAAAAAGATTAAACCACTGGTCTTAGATTAG
- a CDS encoding aldolase/citrate lyase family protein, which produces MPITRSKPLKNRLRRTMMFLNAQNPALLKDAYIFGSDSLILDLEDAVAENQKDAARFSLYHALTTIDYGDTEVLVRINGLDTPHWHEDVRVAVAGGVDGIRIAKCESAKDVKTVESAVLAAEREFGKEEGRTLLMAALESPLGILNALEICMASDRMFGVAIAGGDFRKSMHVGIEKDGIEINTARGLMLLAARAAGIQCYDTNFPRIEDMEGYREEVELARKMGFDGKSIINPRQIHLVHQLFAPTKEEIVYAEKLLRSMNEQFTNGVGVYTVDGKMVDKPFFEEAQRIIDLAKASGVYHGDM; this is translated from the coding sequence ATGCCAATAACAAGATCAAAACCACTAAAAAATCGCTTACGTCGCACGATGATGTTCTTAAATGCACAAAATCCTGCACTTCTGAAAGATGCCTATATTTTTGGCTCAGATAGTCTCATTTTAGATTTAGAAGATGCTGTTGCAGAGAATCAAAAAGATGCTGCCCGATTCTCCCTCTATCATGCTCTGACAACTATTGATTATGGGGATACAGAAGTGTTAGTTCGGATCAATGGACTTGATACACCGCACTGGCACGAAGATGTCCGCGTAGCTGTAGCTGGTGGAGTTGATGGCATAAGGATAGCAAAATGTGAGTCAGCTAAAGATGTGAAAACTGTCGAGTCTGCTGTATTGGCAGCTGAGAGAGAGTTTGGTAAAGAAGAAGGGCGTACACTATTAATGGCTGCTCTTGAAAGTCCATTAGGCATTCTTAATGCCCTCGAAATTTGTATGGCTTCGGATAGAATGTTTGGAGTAGCCATTGCTGGCGGAGATTTCCGTAAATCAATGCATGTCGGAATTGAAAAGGATGGTATCGAGATAAATACAGCTCGTGGACTCATGTTATTAGCAGCACGCGCAGCAGGCATCCAATGCTATGATACCAATTTCCCGAGAATTGAGGATATGGAAGGCTATCGCGAAGAAGTTGAATTAGCTCGTAAAATGGGATTTGATGGGAAATCTATTATTAATCCTCGCCAAATCCATTTGGTGCACCAGTTATTTGCGCCAACTAAAGAGGAAATTGTGTATGCTGAGAAACTTCTTCGATCCATGAATGAGCAGTTTACAAATGGAGTCGGCGTTTACACCGTTGATGGTAAAATGGTTGATAAACCATTCTTTGAAGAGGCTCAAAGAATTATTGATTTGGCCAAAGCGAGTGGTGTTTACCACGGTGATATGTAA
- the citD gene encoding citrate lyase acyl carrier protein encodes MEIKKVAIAGTLESSDVQVIVEPHDTLQVSIESSVMNQYGLAIQKTVYEVLERLGVTSGKLIMVDKGALDCTIKARIQTAVYRSNDLSKSNIPWGKL; translated from the coding sequence ATGGAAATCAAGAAAGTAGCTATTGCTGGAACATTAGAATCCTCGGATGTTCAGGTTATTGTGGAGCCACACGATACTTTGCAGGTCAGCATCGAGAGTAGCGTCATGAATCAATATGGTTTAGCCATTCAAAAAACAGTTTATGAAGTGCTTGAACGTTTAGGTGTCACTTCTGGTAAGCTAATAATGGTTGACAAAGGTGCTTTAGATTGTACTATCAAAGCTCGCATTCAAACTGCTGTTTATAGAAGCAACGATTTATCTAAAAGTAATATTCCATGGGGGAAACTCTAA
- a CDS encoding LysR family transcriptional regulator, producing MDERDLELLVTLDETHNITHAADRLYITQSALSKRINAIERELNTQIMVRSRQGIRFTAQGETVLKHAYEIITNLQKMREEIQLQKNHISGTLRAGVSINYAQYAFPEILAHYRQQFPHVNIQIKTNYSRKVYQDLVLGKIDVAIVRGEFQWKEDKILLKRERVNLIRSSNNQGINLEQLPYIGRHSDVTFEREVSQWMQENQLQPSKHDGIIVDNVNTCVEMVSRGLGWAIVPDIGLHHFKGDIHKLSFKNGEPFMRSTYLLFNKDAYQLPQIKAFIKTAQVIAN from the coding sequence ATGGACGAAAGAGACTTAGAGTTATTAGTAACTCTCGATGAGACCCACAACATTACCCATGCTGCCGATCGCCTATATATCACACAGTCTGCTCTATCAAAACGGATCAATGCCATTGAACGCGAATTAAACACACAAATCATGGTTCGCTCTCGTCAGGGAATTCGCTTCACAGCACAAGGTGAGACAGTTTTAAAACATGCTTATGAGATAATCACAAACTTACAAAAAATGCGTGAGGAGATTCAACTACAAAAAAATCATATCTCTGGAACTTTACGTGCTGGCGTCTCCATTAACTATGCACAATATGCCTTTCCTGAAATATTAGCCCACTATCGGCAACAATTTCCACATGTCAACATTCAAATTAAAACCAATTATAGTCGCAAAGTCTATCAAGATTTAGTCTTAGGTAAGATTGATGTCGCTATTGTCCGCGGTGAATTTCAATGGAAAGAAGATAAAATTCTTCTTAAACGTGAACGCGTCAACTTAATTAGAAGTTCAAATAATCAAGGCATTAACCTAGAACAGCTCCCCTACATCGGACGACATTCTGATGTCACTTTTGAACGGGAAGTATCACAATGGATGCAGGAAAATCAATTGCAACCTAGCAAACATGACGGTATCATCGTTGACAATGTCAATACTTGCGTTGAAATGGTATCCCGTGGCTTAGGTTGGGCAATCGTGCCAGATATTGGTTTACACCACTTTAAGGGAGACATTCACAAGCTATCCTTCAAAAACGGAGAGCCTTTCATGCGTTCTACCTATCTACTGTTTAACAAAGATGCCTATCAGCTCCCTCAAATCAAGGCTTTTATCAAAACAGCCCAAGTTATCGCAAACTAG
- the citC gene encoding [citrate (pro-3S)-lyase] ligase — MSVFTVSKIFPSDKLNQNKVTQLLEDAGIKRDQNLDYTCGIFEEDGTLIATGSLFANSLRCFAICKRYSGSALLNTLVTHLINIQFERGNTHLFVYTKPDTSKFFKDLGFYTITEIPNMVTFMENRKSGFADYLKKLKKESGHNKESAAIVMNANPFTLGHLYLVEKACAENKHVHLFMVSEDSSLIPFAVRKELIMAGTAHLDNLSYHETGPYIISQATFPSYFQKDQEKVIISQAKLDINIFVAIAQELGITRRYVGEEPTSFVTNLYNETMQKQLPKNDITYIMAPRKEINGQPISASTVRQLIKNGHIEFIRDFVPKTTFDYLISPKAKDIIDNIQKENNVIHY, encoded by the coding sequence ATGTCGGTCTTTACAGTTTCAAAAATATTCCCCTCAGACAAGCTTAATCAAAATAAAGTTACTCAATTGCTAGAAGACGCTGGCATTAAACGAGACCAAAATTTAGACTATACCTGTGGTATCTTCGAAGAAGATGGCACATTGATTGCTACTGGAAGCCTCTTTGCTAATAGTCTTCGCTGCTTTGCCATCTGTAAACGTTATAGTGGCTCTGCCTTACTTAATACTCTAGTCACCCACTTAATTAATATTCAATTTGAACGAGGTAATACGCATCTCTTTGTCTACACCAAACCAGATACTAGTAAATTCTTCAAAGACTTAGGATTTTATACGATTACCGAGATTCCTAATATGGTAACTTTTATGGAAAATCGCAAATCTGGCTTCGCCGATTACCTCAAAAAACTAAAAAAAGAGAGTGGCCATAATAAAGAAAGTGCAGCCATTGTCATGAATGCTAACCCTTTTACTTTAGGTCATCTGTACTTGGTGGAAAAAGCTTGCGCAGAGAATAAGCACGTCCATCTGTTCATGGTCAGCGAGGATAGTAGCCTCATCCCATTTGCCGTTCGCAAAGAATTAATTATGGCTGGAACCGCACATTTAGATAATCTTTCCTATCATGAAACTGGGCCTTACATCATCAGTCAGGCCACTTTCCCAAGTTATTTTCAAAAAGATCAAGAAAAAGTCATTATCAGTCAGGCAAAACTGGATATAAATATTTTTGTAGCAATTGCTCAAGAATTGGGTATCACAAGACGGTATGTTGGTGAAGAACCAACCAGTTTTGTTACCAACCTTTACAATGAAACCATGCAAAAACAGCTGCCAAAAAACGATATAACTTATATTATGGCTCCTCGCAAGGAAATAAATGGCCAGCCTATTAGTGCCTCAACTGTTCGTCAACTTATCAAGAATGGTCACATAGAGTTCATTAGAGATTTTGTTCCTAAAACCACATTTGACTACCTGATTAGCCCTAAAGCCAAGGATATTATTGACAATATCCAGAAAGAAAATAATGTTATTCACTACTAA
- a CDS encoding YbaB/EbfC family nucleoid-associated protein yields MMNMQNMMKQAQKLQKQMEQKQADLAAMEFVGKSVQELVTATFTGDKKLVSIDFKEAVVDPEDLETLSDMTTQAINDALAQIDAATKKSLGAFAGKMPF; encoded by the coding sequence ATGATGAACATGCAAAACATGATGAAGCAAGCACAAAAGCTTCAGAAGCAAATGGAACAAAAGCAGGCTGACTTGGCAGCTATGGAATTTGTTGGAAAGTCTGTTCAGGAGCTTGTAACAGCTACTTTTACAGGTGATAAGAAGCTAGTTTCGATTGATTTTAAGGAAGCAGTTGTCGATCCTGAGGATCTTGAAACTTTATCAGATATGACCACTCAAGCTATTAATGATGCTTTAGCACAAATTGATGCAGCGACTAAGAAATCACTTGGTGCTTTTGCTGGCAAAATGCCTTTCTAA
- a CDS encoding MerR family transcriptional regulator: MLETFSTGQVAKHLGVSVRTIQYYDKRDLLKPSEITEAGRRLYNQADIDMLSLVCYLRELDFSINSIKSILTEETNQELLDVLIREHIVSLKNDIAKKQTTLDSCVNLLKNIQSDQKESVDYLLGISRVMRNQEKWKQMQQGMTGFLLSFCLTYGLMLYLAVHYNLKWLLWAGMTLFLGSVSGLVFYYKKKVSYLCIHCQKTFDPSFKDFQLAKQSPRTRKVKCPYCHKTSHCLEILKN, from the coding sequence ATGTTAGAGACTTTTTCAACTGGCCAAGTTGCAAAACACTTAGGGGTTTCTGTCAGAACAATACAATATTATGATAAGCGGGACCTTCTAAAACCATCTGAAATCACAGAAGCGGGTAGAAGGCTATATAATCAGGCCGATATTGATATGTTATCTTTAGTTTGTTATCTGAGAGAGCTTGATTTTTCAATCAATAGTATTAAATCCATTCTTACTGAAGAAACGAATCAAGAACTACTGGATGTGCTGATTAGAGAACATATTGTGTCGTTGAAAAATGATATTGCCAAAAAACAAACAACGCTTGACAGTTGTGTCAACTTATTAAAAAATATCCAAAGTGATCAGAAAGAGTCAGTTGATTATCTCTTAGGCATATCACGAGTTATGAGAAACCAAGAGAAATGGAAGCAAATGCAGCAGGGGATGACGGGCTTTCTTCTATCTTTTTGTTTGACGTATGGTCTAATGCTCTATTTGGCAGTTCATTACAACTTGAAATGGCTACTTTGGGCGGGAATGACACTCTTTTTAGGATCTGTAAGTGGTTTAGTTTTCTATTATAAAAAGAAGGTTAGTTACTTATGCATTCACTGTCAAAAGACTTTTGATCCTAGTTTTAAAGATTTTCAACTAGCTAAACAGAGTCCACGTACTCGGAAAGTCAAATGTCCCTATTGCCATAAAACTTCACACTGTCTAGAAATTCTTAAAAATTAG
- a CDS encoding 3'-5' exonuclease produces MEKLTHYIAFDLEFNTVKDVSHLIQLSAVKMANHEEIDSFDSFVYTDVPLQSFINGLTGITADKIAKAPKINQVLEEFQVFVGDCALIGYNSQKSDLPILADNGLDLSGHYKVDLYDEAFERRSSDLNGITNLKLTTVASFLGIKGKGHNSLEDARMTARVYEAFLELDDNKNYLNQQEEVISNNPFAGLSALFD; encoded by the coding sequence ATGGAAAAATTAACACATTACATTGCTTTTGATTTAGAATTTAATACCGTCAAAGATGTCAGTCATTTAATTCAATTGTCGGCCGTTAAAATGGCAAACCATGAAGAAATTGACAGCTTTGACAGTTTTGTTTACACTGATGTTCCTTTACAAAGTTTTATTAATGGTTTAACGGGGATCACTGCCGATAAAATTGCTAAGGCTCCCAAGATAAACCAGGTGTTAGAAGAGTTCCAAGTTTTTGTTGGAGATTGTGCCTTAATTGGGTACAATTCCCAAAAATCTGATTTGCCAATTTTAGCTGATAACGGATTGGATCTATCTGGGCATTACAAAGTTGACCTCTACGATGAAGCTTTTGAGCGCCGTAGTAGCGATTTAAATGGGATTACTAACCTCAAGTTGACCACAGTTGCCAGCTTTTTAGGCATCAAAGGTAAAGGTCATAATAGCTTGGAAGATGCACGTATGACAGCGCGTGTTTACGAAGCTTTCTTAGAATTGGATGACAACAAAAATTATCTGAATCAACAAGAAGAGGTAATTAGCAACAATCCTTTTGCAGGACTCAGTGCCTTGTTTGATTAA
- a CDS encoding DUF536 domain-containing protein, whose protein sequence is MAIEKTVSELAEILGVSRQAVNNRVKALPEEDLDKNDKGVTVVKRSGLIKLEEIYKKTIFDDEPISEETKQRELLEILVDEKNTEITRLYNQLKAKDEQLAAKDEQMRVKDVQIAEKDKQLDQQQQLTAKAMADKENLKLELEEAKAQMDEAKSQVEEVKGTPAKKGFLGRLFGK, encoded by the coding sequence ATGGCAATAGAAAAGACAGTTAGTGAACTAGCTGAAATTTTGGGAGTCAGTCGTCAGGCCGTAAATAATCGCGTTAAAGCACTTCCCGAAGAAGATCTTGATAAAAATGACAAAGGTGTCACTGTGGTTAAACGTAGTGGCCTTATTAAGTTGGAAGAAATCTATAAAAAAACGATTTTTGATGATGAACCAATTAGTGAGGAAACCAAACAACGTGAACTCTTAGAAATCTTAGTTGACGAAAAAAATACTGAGATTACACGTCTTTATAACCAGTTAAAAGCAAAAGATGAGCAATTAGCTGCTAAAGATGAGCAGATGCGGGTCAAAGATGTGCAGATTGCTGAAAAAGATAAACAATTAGATCAACAACAGCAATTGACAGCGAAAGCTATGGCTGATAAAGAAAACTTGAAATTAGAGCTAGAAGAAGCTAAGGCTCAAATGGATGAAGCCAAAAGTCAAGTTGAAGAAGTTAAAGGAACACCTGCTAAAAAAGGTTTTCTAGGTCGGTTATTTGGGAAATAA
- a CDS encoding NAD(P)/FAD-dependent oxidoreductase: MELFDTIIIGGGPAGMMSAISSSYYGYKTLLIEKNRRLGKKLAGTGGGRCNVTNNSTLDELLAGIPGNGRFLYSVFSQFDNHDIIRFFQDNGVKLKEEDHGRMFPTTDKSKTIIEALDKKIKELGGQILTGTEIVSVKKEDDQFLLKSKDQVFTCSKLIVTTGGKSYPSTGSTGFGHDIARHFNIKVTELEAAESPLLTDFPHKELQGISLDDVTLSYEKHIITHDLLFTHFGLSGPAALRLSSFVKGGEIAELDFLPQMSEDLLSSFLEENREKSVKNALRTLVPERIANFLSTAFPEKVKQLTPSQKEELVTKLKRLPIPITGKMSLAKSFVTKGGIDLKEINPKTLESKKVPGLHFAGEVLDINAHTGGFNITSALCSGWVAGSPHY, translated from the coding sequence ATGGAACTATTTGATACAATTATTATCGGTGGTGGTCCTGCAGGGATGATGTCAGCCATTTCCAGTAGCTACTATGGTTACAAAACTTTACTCATCGAGAAAAATCGACGCCTTGGTAAAAAACTAGCCGGTACTGGTGGAGGCCGTTGCAACGTGACCAATAACAGCACTTTAGATGAACTATTAGCTGGAATTCCGGGTAATGGACGCTTTCTTTACAGTGTCTTTTCTCAGTTTGATAACCATGATATTATTCGCTTTTTTCAAGATAATGGCGTTAAACTCAAAGAAGAGGATCACGGCCGCATGTTTCCCACTACTGATAAGTCTAAAACTATTATTGAGGCATTAGATAAAAAAATTAAAGAACTCGGCGGGCAAATTTTAACTGGTACGGAGATTGTTTCGGTCAAAAAAGAGGACGATCAATTTCTCTTAAAATCAAAAGACCAAGTTTTTACCTGTAGTAAATTAATTGTCACAACTGGCGGTAAATCCTATCCTTCGACTGGTTCAACAGGCTTCGGTCATGATATAGCACGACATTTCAACATTAAGGTTACAGAGTTAGAAGCAGCTGAAAGCCCTCTTTTAACTGACTTCCCTCACAAGGAACTCCAAGGTATATCCCTTGATGACGTTACCCTATCTTACGAAAAACATATCATTACTCATGACTTACTTTTTACTCACTTCGGCTTATCAGGACCTGCCGCACTTCGTCTTTCTTCTTTTGTCAAGGGCGGAGAAATAGCAGAGCTAGACTTCTTACCTCAGATGTCAGAGGATCTTCTCAGCAGCTTTCTAGAAGAAAATCGAGAGAAATCTGTCAAGAATGCACTTAGAACCCTAGTTCCAGAAAGAATAGCTAATTTTCTTAGCACAGCCTTTCCAGAAAAAGTCAAACAACTGACACCCAGTCAAAAAGAAGAATTGGTGACTAAGCTCAAGCGATTACCCATACCTATCACTGGCAAGATGTCACTAGCCAAATCTTTTGTCACAAAAGGCGGAATTGACCTCAAGGAAATTAACCCGAAAACTCTGGAGAGTAAGAAAGTCCCTGGGCTCCACTTTGCGGGAGAGGTTTTAGATATCAACGCTCACACTGGTGGTTTTAATATTACATCTGCCCTCTGTTCTGGATGGGTGGCTGGAAGCCCTCACTATTAG
- the rpsN gene encoding 30S ribosomal protein S14: MAKKSKIAKYQKQLQLIEQYADLRRELKAAGDYEALRKLPRDSNPNRLKNRDLIDGRPHAYMRKFGVSRINFRNLAHKGQLPGITKASW, from the coding sequence ATGGCAAAAAAATCAAAAATTGCTAAATACCAAAAGCAGCTCCAACTGATCGAACAGTACGCTGACCTTCGCCGTGAGCTTAAAGCAGCTGGGGATTATGAAGCACTGCGCAAATTGCCGCGTGATTCAAACCCTAACCGCTTGAAAAACCGGGATTTGATTGATGGCCGTCCACATGCTTACATGCGTAAGTTTGGTGTTAGCCGGATTAATTTCCGTAATCTAGCTCATAAAGGTCAACTTCCTGGCATCACTAAAGCTAGCTGGTAA
- a CDS encoding AzlD domain-containing protein, protein MRQNDTILMVILLGFLVSWIPRVAPFVFVKYKKLPPLVLRFLNYLPLSILASLTLSSLFHEKVGHLPIVDWWALLASLPTIYMAYRSKNLLYVVLTGVISMALLRFLQ, encoded by the coding sequence ATGAGACAAAATGATACTATTTTAATGGTTATTTTACTTGGTTTTTTGGTTTCGTGGATTCCGCGAGTAGCTCCTTTTGTTTTTGTAAAATATAAGAAGTTACCACCACTTGTATTACGGTTCTTAAATTATTTACCGCTAAGTATACTAGCTTCCCTAACACTATCTAGTCTCTTTCATGAAAAAGTTGGACACTTGCCAATTGTTGATTGGTGGGCCTTATTGGCAAGTTTGCCAACAATTTATATGGCTTATCGCTCAAAAAATTTATTATATGTTGTTTTAACAGGAGTAATCAGTATGGCATTGCTTCGATTTTTACAATAA